In the genome of Siniperca chuatsi isolate FFG_IHB_CAS linkage group LG14, ASM2008510v1, whole genome shotgun sequence, the window CTGTTGAGTCCGCTGCGCAGCGTCGTGATGAATGGGAGTCAGTGCAGCGCGGCGGACCGTCCAGTGGGCGGTGTCTCCTCTGTGGAGGGGCTGCCGTCGCTGCCCAAAGGCCTGAGCGGCATCTTGAACTCCAGCGGTGGGTCGTGGCGGGACATCGAGAAGGTGCACAGCAAGAGAGCGCGCATCCAGGCCGACATCAGCCGGGGCGGCGGGGACGCGCCGCGCGGTCACAGCAAACCGGGGGGACTGGACGCTGCTCTGGCTCTGCTGCGGAAAGAGATGGTAAGGTGGTCTGCGAATATCCTGcctaaatgtatgtgtgtttgtctaaaCAGCACAAAGAAAACCTGTGGATTGCCCTTTTCCACTTTCACAAATCTGCATTTACGTAATTATTATGATGATAAataagtttgacaaaataattacctcaaggtccacttactagctttttccaagGCTTTAAACCACATCTCATCAGTGGAaagagtttgctcagttgtgaAGATGTATATTAAGTGCACCTTGAGCTAAGATTATTAACTAATTCTgaggtcaaaaatgaacttaAACACAAAATTTCCTCCTAAATTTCCTCATTGTGTAATCTTTGATGGCCAGAAcagatgttttgtgtttgtgtgcaacaGGTCGGTCTGCGTCAGCTCGACATGTCTCTGCTGTGCCAGCTGTGGTCTCTGCATGAAGCCATCCAGGAGTACAAGGGTTCCTCGCTAATGTCTGAGGCGTTCAGTGCTGATAATGAATACTTTGAGGAGGACGAGGATGAGGAAGTGACGGCAGTTCTCTCACAGCCTTCGTCTTCTTCGTCCTTGTCTCTGCCTCCACCCAGCAGCAACTCCAGGGACCAGTGGATCAAAGACTCCTTTCATATTCCCTGACGAAGATACAGACACAAGCTCCATGCACCATGGTTCATGTCTCTTACTGTATCTTCCGGCCCCATTTACACTAGTTTTTGTGCCATACATCTCTTGTCCAGAGAATATGTCCAGTTTATAGTCTTATCCGCATTCTATTTTTACACTTTGCACAATCAGTGCCTGTTTGATAGAAATCTGCTTGCATCTATCTGACGCTTTTCAACCAATAATGACTTTATTTCTACTGTGTTTGGATTCaccttactttttttttttttgctccactTGTTTGCTCCACACACACTACATGTCAGGATTGGTGGGTAATGGAAAGTTTCAGGATTTTTGTCTATGTCTTTTTATCTAAACAGGGTCCAAAACCGAGCATCTGACAAGGCAAGATTATTTTGGGCAGATAAATGAGGGAAGGTTATGCACAACACAGggggtaaataaaaataaaaaaattaaaaacaacttgAATCCATTTGAATATCTCATATATGTATAGACATTTACCACTGTACAGTTTTTCTGGCTGTGGGCCaatcaaattaaagcaaatcAATGGCTTTCTTTAACAGGCTGTTGATTGGCTGCTTATTAGCATCTAAACCTCCACTACCTGGGTGTTGAATTTGCCATCTTTTGTATGTTGCAGCAGAAATGAAGCCAactaaaagaggaaaaaatcaaGACAGAGACAAGTGAGACCAGATGCTATCAGCTTTTTGCTTTTCATTGCATAATCTACATGCTACCACATGCTGTGTGCTTGGCATTGGAATTGAGCTGGGTGGAATATTGTGATATCTATGAATGCAGTTGTGGGATGAAATGAGGTTTGAAAATAGTTTGGaaaaggctttttttaaatctaaatctttAAATTGAACTACAGGATTCACCACAGACATGTATAGTATTTCTGTGTTTCAAGTAAAGGTAATTAGAGGATGATATTGCAAAATATGACCAACAGGGGACACACTGTCTCCAGTCAAggcctcctcctctgtgttcaTGTTGATAACAGCAGACTGGGGAAGAGACAGCTGTGGAGACAGCAGGAATGAAGGGGAGTGATGTTTGAGCAAAAAGTCTCATGCTGTTGTCTATTTATAATCAACATATGTCGTGGTTATTGTTAGAATCcatgtgcctgtgtgtctctctgtccgtTTGCTCTCCATATCTTCATCACAGTGCATGTTTTTGTGACActtgtattttctttcctctcacctgtttgcatctttctttctctgcctctctttgtttttttgtcgtCCATCATATTGGCTATTGCTGTTCTTATCGCACCACGCAGTTACTGTTAAGTACACTAACAATGTGagtgattattaaaataaatcgACATTAGACTGGGTCAGGTCAGTGCAGTGGATGTCAGCAGGGAGAGCTGGGAGGACAATACAGTGTTAGTGGGGGTGGTGGGGAGTTGCAATACAATGAATGGTGAGATCAGGAAATACCTCCaagttgaaaaaataaacaacacttTACACAAGACACTTTAATGTGACAATACAAAGGTCTGCGTTAGATTAAAGGCATCAAATATGGTGTAAAGTAGCTGTACAGTGGTCAGGTCTGTTTACAAGGAAGAATACTGAAAAAAGGAAGCCATACAAGCTGTAAGTACTGAGAGCAATAATTCACCTCTTGAGTATTGGACCCACAGTGTAATATTAGACCAACTCTGAGTCATGAGAGAGTTGCTGTTGCCCTGCACTCCTCCACCCCAGCTGcctctgtccatccatccatccctgtTCCCCCCATCTAAAAATACACTCCTGCTCTCACTGAGGAAAATCCCTGTGCCTTGACCtagcccaaacacacacacacacactgacctccaTGGAAACCATTCCTCTGTCTTAACTGGATGTAACACACGTTTCTTTTGGATGACTCGCCTGAAACTCAGGAAGTGACTTGAGTTATTAACTATGAGCtcaatttttaaataaacaatgggTGTCATGTACTTCATGTCTTAGTGTCGGGACTTGCATGGTTATAGCCCTTGTAGCCTAGAGGAGATATGAGTTTGCAGAGCTGATTAAGTGAAAACAGTCACTGTCAGATAAGCCTGTTCCAGTGACGGACAGTCAAGATCAAAGTCTACGGGTATGACTGAAGACTGTTACCTCAGGGCCTGCACACACCGCATATAAGCAGCAAGATAAAGAACTTTGCATACTGCTGCATCACAAGTAGACACCCTTTGCATATCGTGTCtcactctgcctgtctctctgctacTGCCTGTTGACACTGACGGAAAGAAAGACGGTGAACTCATTCTCCAGGACCTATATTACAACAAGGCTTGACTAAGCGGTGCTGTCTCCATactgccagagagagagagagagagagagagagagagcgagagagagcgagcagtTGTTTGGTTGAAACTTTAGCTTCATGTCGTTTATAGCCTGTTTGAATGACAGCGAGCAGGGCGGAATTGGTTCCTCTTTGATGCTGGCCTAATTGCCACTCTCAGTATACAGCTCTTTCTGTTCGGTACACGGCGACATTACTCTTCTTTTTGATAGAGCGTGATTGAACTTATTGCCAATGAGCGCGAGTCGCAGCTTGTGTGAAgttcatcatcaacatcatcatcatcatcagcggctgcagcagaagaagaagacctTTTAAGGAGACCGCGGACAAAGTTGGATTATTGTTGCGcagaggaggagtgtgtgttttctttctttttcctgtttgtgaAGTTTTATTTAACTAGAGGAAGTTATGACTTCGGTATGGAAAAGACTGCAGCGAGTTGGTAAAAAGGCTTCAAAGTTTCAGTTTGTTGCCTCTTACCAGGAACTCGCTTTGGAGTTTACCAAGAAATGGTGAGTTTGGAGACAATATTACTTTAGTTTAGAGTTTTTCTGCCCTGCCCCATATGGACGTTTTTTACTGTTTGAGATGTAAACACCCCCAGGTAGCTTGTTTAGTCTGTTATTAACTATAATAACACTCCATTTTGACCATGTTCATTCTCATGTTGTGGGTCCATCATTAGGATCATCGAGCTTTAAAGAGCTGCCTACTGAAATCATTggatattaaaacaaaaatttgtCCAGAGACATTAGCTTTGCAAGACACAATATTGGCAGACATGTGAACAATGTGACACTGAATAGTCTGTGTTGTTAGTGTCTTGCTAGTGTTTTATTATCACTTTCTATTTACTTGTTAAATGTATACAAATGCAGACAATCAGCCTGTGGTACATTCTGAGCAAGATTTAGTTTTACATTCAACATCAATATTTAATGATTTCAATCATTAGAAGCACAACAGTGGACTCGCTTGTCTCACTGTTATTTTTCAGAGATGCAATCAAATCACTTTATAGCGCTCGAGGTCTGTAGGCCTTTCTCCTCTAGCGCAATTTCctgttttacaaaacatttgggAGGTGGCCAGGTGATGCAGCATGGACACGACATTGCACagaaaaaatcaatcaaaatggtCACTTTTAGGGTTCTAGGATCAAGCTTAAAAGGGGAAGCTGGGAATAATATCACCATCACTAAATCTTTTTCCATTATTGACTTCTTCTGGAGCCTGTTTGTCTAACTTTTTTATTGCTATATTGGAAATCTTGAAAGTCCTGAAAACATAAATTACAGTACTCTCTGATATATTACAAAGAAGTTTCTCTAGTATCTTTAAACTTTTGCCCACATGTCTGTCTGGCCCACTCCACTCCTTATCTGTCCAGATTACATTGAAGTATGGATTAATTGTGTAAGCGGCTTGTCAACAGCACGATAAGAAACACAGATTAGTTTTTTAGGCTCTCATCAATAAAGCTTCAGAGTTTGATCAGCATCAGAGAGCTTGTGTTGTCTGGACACAGAGAAGGGAAGGGACAAAGTGATTTAGAAAGAGTGACAACTCCCACATACAGTGTGATGAAATCAGAGTTTATAACCAGTGTGATGTTCAAACAGGGAGGCAGAAGTCAGGAaccacagagagaaggaggagtgaGGAAGTGAGGAAAGACTAGAGATTAATCCAAAGTTTGAGTCATA includes:
- the fam89b gene encoding leucine repeat adapter protein 25, with protein sequence MNGSQCSAADRPVGGVSSVEGLPSLPKGLSGILNSSGGSWRDIEKVHSKRARIQADISRGGGDAPRGHSKPGGLDAALALLRKEMVGLRQLDMSLLCQLWSLHEAIQEYKGSSLMSEAFSADNEYFEEDEDEEVTAVLSQPSSSSSLSLPPPSSNSRDQWIKDSFHIP